The following are from one region of the Paenibacillus sp. JZ16 genome:
- the uvrA gene encoding excinuclease ABC subunit UvrA, whose protein sequence is MEGTIKIRGARENNLKNVSLEIPKYKLVVMTGPSGSGKSTLAMDTLQRECQRQYMESMGMVSDSVSKPKVDSIEGLSPSISVGQHITNRNPRSTIGTVTDIYTLLRILFSKLGERTCPSCGDTVIPHVEGEAYHGLAEEEEISDSHETVRCRRCGHGLEKLTMSHFSFNKPEGACETCSGLGQTVSLNMEAVFRPELSLRDGGVATWYSALTDYNITILKAAAKYYGFAFDEFMPIRDYDEVQRDLLYYGVESEQFSRHFPDVKPPKSVGQGKYEGVVTGIWRRYREKGSESGEASLFHEHLCPDCHGTKLKEDSRRVRVDGVSINEVNAWSIGEALNWMEALLRKLTEDQLTIVEPLIHDSVVRLKRIMDVGLGYMSMERQVVTMSGGEAQRLRLASILGSGLTGVLYILDEPTTGLHPKDTRGLIQVLKQLRDLGNTVLVIEHDEEVMRAADHIIDIGPGAGTMGGTVVGQGTLEELIHHPTSVTGSYFRENTMLPEPNRRRAGNGSLLTIEDAHLRNLKHITTSFPLGCLISVTGVSGSGKSTLLFDLLAESGSDQSTPIGCKAITGWESVGQLITVDQSPVSRMQRSNIATYTDVYTHIRNWYASLPEAKESQLTAKHFSFNTQGGRCETCQGLGVVSVHMHFLPELEVRCPDCKGKRFKEEVLRVTYNGYTISDILDMTIEESLSILEDRPKIMELTRLLCDVGLGYLKWGQSVSTLSGGEGQRIKLAKELSKKTKNHTLYLLDEPSTGLHPGDVQQLLVLLNRLVDAGNTVILVEHNLDLIWHSDWLIDIGPGGGAAGGSVVATGTPEEVAAVEASFTGRFIKEIYM, encoded by the coding sequence ATGGAAGGAACGATTAAGATTCGCGGTGCCCGGGAGAACAACCTGAAGAATGTCTCGCTTGAAATTCCGAAGTACAAACTGGTTGTCATGACAGGTCCGTCCGGCTCGGGCAAGTCCACGCTCGCGATGGATACGCTGCAGCGGGAGTGCCAACGGCAGTACATGGAATCCATGGGCATGGTGTCGGACTCGGTCAGCAAGCCGAAGGTGGATTCGATTGAAGGACTATCCCCGTCAATCAGCGTGGGACAGCACATTACGAACCGGAACCCAAGATCCACCATCGGAACGGTGACGGATATCTACACGCTGCTTCGAATTCTGTTTTCTAAGCTTGGTGAACGTACTTGTCCGTCCTGTGGCGATACGGTGATACCTCATGTGGAGGGAGAAGCCTATCACGGTCTGGCTGAGGAGGAAGAGATCAGCGATTCTCACGAGACGGTTCGTTGTAGGCGATGCGGCCATGGTCTCGAAAAATTGACGATGTCGCATTTTTCCTTTAACAAGCCGGAAGGCGCATGCGAAACATGCAGCGGACTCGGTCAAACGGTCAGTCTGAACATGGAGGCTGTGTTTCGTCCGGAATTAAGTTTAAGGGACGGCGGGGTGGCAACGTGGTACAGCGCTCTTACCGATTATAACATCACCATTCTGAAAGCGGCAGCCAAGTATTACGGGTTCGCATTCGATGAGTTCATGCCGATTCGGGACTATGACGAGGTTCAGCGTGATCTCCTGTATTACGGCGTAGAGAGCGAGCAGTTCAGCCGGCATTTTCCTGACGTCAAACCGCCGAAGTCCGTAGGACAAGGCAAGTACGAGGGTGTAGTCACCGGGATATGGAGAAGGTACCGGGAGAAGGGAAGCGAGTCCGGTGAAGCGTCCCTGTTTCATGAGCACCTTTGTCCGGATTGTCACGGAACGAAGCTGAAGGAGGACAGCCGCCGCGTCCGGGTGGATGGAGTCTCCATTAACGAAGTCAACGCCTGGTCGATCGGGGAAGCCTTAAATTGGATGGAGGCGCTGCTGAGGAAGCTGACGGAGGACCAATTAACGATTGTGGAACCGCTCATTCATGATTCCGTCGTCAGACTAAAACGCATTATGGATGTCGGGCTGGGTTACATGTCCATGGAGAGGCAGGTCGTCACGATGTCAGGCGGAGAAGCCCAGAGGCTTCGACTCGCATCGATTCTGGGATCAGGCCTGACAGGGGTACTGTACATTTTGGACGAACCGACAACGGGACTGCATCCCAAAGATACCAGGGGACTGATCCAGGTTCTGAAACAACTGAGGGATCTGGGCAACACGGTGCTCGTCATCGAGCATGACGAAGAAGTGATGCGGGCCGCTGACCATATCATTGATATCGGACCGGGCGCGGGAACGATGGGCGGTACGGTTGTCGGTCAAGGAACGCTGGAGGAGCTTATTCATCATCCCACATCCGTGACCGGATCCTACTTCCGCGAGAACACGATGCTTCCGGAACCGAATCGGCGCAGGGCTGGGAACGGAAGCCTGCTGACGATCGAGGATGCACATTTAAGAAATTTGAAACATATCACGACCTCTTTCCCGCTCGGCTGTCTCATATCGGTGACAGGCGTATCGGGATCTGGTAAATCCACGCTTTTGTTTGATCTTCTGGCGGAATCCGGAAGCGATCAATCAACTCCAATCGGCTGCAAGGCCATCACGGGTTGGGAATCGGTAGGGCAGCTGATTACGGTTGACCAATCACCGGTATCCCGAATGCAGCGCTCCAACATTGCTACGTATACCGATGTTTACACCCATATCAGAAACTGGTACGCCAGCTTGCCGGAAGCGAAGGAGAGTCAATTGACGGCCAAGCACTTTTCCTTTAATACACAAGGCGGGCGCTGCGAGACATGCCAAGGACTTGGCGTTGTGTCGGTGCATATGCACTTCCTTCCGGAGCTGGAGGTACGTTGTCCGGATTGCAAGGGCAAGCGGTTTAAGGAAGAGGTTCTGCGCGTGACCTATAACGGCTACACCATCTCCGACATTTTGGATATGACGATTGAGGAAAGTCTGTCGATTCTGGAGGATCGGCCGAAAATCATGGAATTGACCCGGCTGCTCTGCGATGTCGGGCTTGGGTATTTGAAGTGGGGGCAATCGGTGAGCACCTTATCCGGCGGTGAGGGACAGCGCATTAAATTGGCTAAGGAGCTGAGCAAAAAGACCAAAAACCACACGCTGTATTTGCTGGATGAGCCTTCAACCGGGCTTCACCCCGGAGATGTCCAGCAGCTGCTCGTTCTGTTGAACCGCTTGGTGGACGCGGGGAACACCGTGATTTTGGTTGAACACAATTTGGACCTGATCTGGCATTCGGATTGGCTCATCGATATCGGGCCTGGCGGAGGAGCTGCCGGCGGGTCTGTCGTGGCGACAGGAACGCCTGAGGAAGTAGCGGCTGTGGAAGCCTCGTTCACCGGCCGTTTTATCAAAGAAATCTATATGTGA
- a CDS encoding CGNR zinc finger domain-containing protein, producing MPKKIAPEFYFIGNHPMLDFVNTKIAVDGQPLDLLDTFDSLLDWMVKANLLSEVERNLRKAVYNGSEEEAGIVEAARLLRGHLFNLIQPGSVNETSTEVSLQYINGLLKEQILRTTLVAEGNAYSRKSRMLFRKPLDLLTPVAASAVDFLTTHDLKLVKKCENPACVLRFYDNSKNSTRRWCSPKTCGNRMKVAAYLERQKQQQTKES from the coding sequence ATGCCGAAAAAAATCGCACCCGAATTTTATTTTATTGGCAACCATCCCATGCTGGATTTCGTGAATACCAAGATTGCGGTTGATGGACAACCTCTGGATTTGCTTGATACATTCGATTCTTTATTGGATTGGATGGTGAAGGCGAACCTGCTGTCCGAGGTCGAGCGTAACCTGCGCAAGGCGGTATATAACGGCTCCGAGGAAGAAGCCGGAATCGTGGAAGCCGCCCGGTTGCTCCGCGGCCACCTCTTTAATCTGATTCAGCCGGGCAGCGTGAACGAGACCTCTACGGAAGTTAGCCTGCAATATATCAATGGGCTGCTGAAGGAGCAAATCCTTCGCACAACGCTGGTGGCAGAAGGGAACGCGTACAGCCGCAAAAGCCGGATGCTTTTTCGCAAGCCGCTGGATCTGTTGACCCCGGTCGCCGCATCTGCCGTTGATTTTTTAACTACCCATGACCTGAAATTGGTGAAAAAATGCGAAAATCCGGCGTGCGTGCTTCGCTTTTACGACAATAGCAAAAATAGCACAAGGCGCTGGTGCAGCCCCAAAACATGCGGGAACCGCATGAAGGTCGCTGCCTATCTGGAGCGTCAGAAACAGCAGCAAACGAAGGAATCTTAG
- a CDS encoding alpha/beta fold hydrolase gives MNHKIQYRTAQIEGLDIFYREAGAPGSPVVLLLHGFPTSSQMYRQLIPALADQYHVIAPDYPGFGYSSAPDHDQFQYSFDHFSQLIEKLLDQLNIQSFYVYLMDYGAPVGFRIAARHPERVRGLIIQNGNAYEEGLEEFWNPIKAYWEDPANPDKREALRWLTSIEATKWQYTHGVRDTSLISPDTYTLDQALLDRPGNQEIQLDLFLDYGSNPPLYPAWQQYFRDAQPPTLIVWGQGDHIFPENGAHPYLRDLPDAELHILKDAGHFALESHGPEIMDYIRAFLERQSS, from the coding sequence ATGAATCATAAAATCCAGTATCGCACGGCTCAAATCGAAGGCTTGGATATTTTTTACCGTGAAGCGGGGGCTCCCGGCTCGCCTGTTGTCCTGCTGCTGCATGGTTTCCCGACTTCCAGTCAAATGTATCGTCAATTGATCCCGGCTCTTGCCGATCAGTACCACGTGATTGCACCGGATTATCCTGGTTTTGGTTACAGCAGTGCGCCTGACCATGATCAATTCCAGTACAGCTTTGACCATTTCAGTCAGCTCATCGAGAAATTGCTCGACCAATTAAATATCCAGAGCTTCTACGTCTACCTTATGGATTACGGCGCACCCGTTGGTTTCCGAATTGCAGCACGCCATCCCGAGCGGGTTCGGGGGCTGATCATACAGAATGGGAATGCCTATGAGGAGGGGCTCGAGGAATTCTGGAATCCCATTAAAGCGTACTGGGAAGATCCCGCGAATCCGGATAAACGCGAGGCCCTGCGCTGGTTAACCAGCATCGAGGCAACCAAATGGCAATATACCCATGGCGTCCGTGATACGTCCCTCATCAGCCCCGACACCTACACGCTGGATCAAGCGCTGCTGGATCGGCCCGGGAACCAGGAAATACAACTGGATTTGTTCCTGGATTACGGATCAAATCCTCCCTTATATCCGGCTTGGCAGCAGTATTTCCGCGATGCGCAGCCGCCGACCCTTATCGTGTGGGGGCAAGGCGACCATATCTTCCCTGAGAACGGGGCCCATCCGTATCTGCGCGATCTGCCCGATGCCGAGCTTCACATCCTGAAGGATGCCGGGCATTTTGCGTTGGAGTCACATGGACCGGAAATCATGGATTACATCCGGGCATTCCTGGAACGTCAATCTTCATAA
- a CDS encoding MerR family transcriptional regulator encodes MGIRPIDIAKKLGITTSALKHYEKWGIVPPAKRAPNGYRVYTEEHAAYFECIRAMFPGFGVDVTKQVMIKLQENELDEALWIVNEVQANLQQDKVLAERTIRILDIEQLDVVDARGRKRKLTIGEVAAETGVPTSAIRHWEKEGVLILPRDRENGYRKFEGAQIRQIMIIRILRSANYPLEVIKDVLHELEHHQVDNARRVLKDTLVYLNYRNHNQIRGVHYLYQLCQVLKLM; translated from the coding sequence ATGGGTATCAGACCGATTGATATAGCCAAGAAACTGGGGATTACCACAAGTGCGCTCAAGCATTATGAAAAATGGGGCATTGTCCCTCCTGCAAAGCGTGCCCCGAACGGATACCGGGTGTATACGGAGGAGCATGCCGCATACTTCGAATGCATAAGAGCCATGTTTCCCGGCTTCGGCGTAGACGTTACGAAGCAAGTGATGATCAAGCTGCAGGAGAACGAGCTGGATGAAGCGCTCTGGATTGTAAACGAGGTTCAGGCCAATCTGCAGCAGGATAAAGTCCTCGCGGAGCGGACCATCCGCATTCTGGATATCGAGCAGCTTGACGTTGTCGATGCCCGTGGGCGGAAAAGAAAGCTGACCATCGGGGAGGTTGCGGCCGAAACCGGCGTTCCGACCTCGGCTATCCGCCACTGGGAGAAGGAAGGCGTCCTGATTCTGCCTCGGGATCGGGAAAACGGCTATCGGAAGTTCGAAGGCGCCCAGATCCGGCAGATCATGATCATTCGGATTCTCCGCTCGGCCAATTACCCGCTGGAAGTCATCAAAGACGTACTGCATGAACTTGAGCATCATCAAGTCGATAATGCCAGACGGGTGCTCAAGGACACGCTTGTATACCTCAACTACCGCAACCATAACCAGATACGCGGCGTGCACTATCTATATCAGCTGTGCCAAGTGCTGAAATTAATGTAA
- a CDS encoding DUF4097 family beta strand repeat-containing protein, producing MKKQSTMAVKISSLLIFAVLVGCDAANNAEETVKRELDQLAQVGNLAGDSALAISDQVKREGKEFELTTAQEAGAAEGLAIDHAVGNIELIAVPGHGIKVKTTVWFNESFFKNDNIRTQITEQAATSFTLKDDILELRTHPREDSSKSLWDWSQKQFGDSGFMIDYVIEVPEDMRNIRIKNDVGKIRVNELKGAFELHLGAGEIQLAKTEIAGNSKIVSEAGSVKLDLEQIDKDSTLTANTSAGSITATFAPSMKYTLDTETELGQITGASRGQSDVNGGGAKISLTTSVGSIKVNP from the coding sequence ATGAAGAAACAGAGTACGATGGCAGTGAAAATCTCATCGCTGTTGATATTTGCTGTCCTGGTAGGATGCGATGCCGCCAATAATGCGGAGGAAACAGTAAAGCGGGAGCTTGATCAATTGGCACAAGTCGGGAATTTGGCCGGCGATTCAGCGCTGGCTATCAGTGATCAAGTAAAGCGTGAAGGGAAAGAGTTCGAGTTGACGACGGCTCAGGAAGCCGGAGCAGCCGAGGGATTGGCCATCGATCATGCGGTAGGGAATATTGAACTCATCGCTGTACCCGGTCATGGGATTAAAGTAAAAACCACCGTGTGGTTTAATGAAAGCTTTTTCAAGAATGACAACATTCGTACCCAGATTACGGAGCAGGCTGCTACTTCCTTTACGCTCAAGGACGACATCCTGGAATTAAGAACGCACCCTAGGGAGGACTCCAGCAAGAGTTTATGGGATTGGTCGCAGAAGCAATTTGGCGACTCCGGATTCATGATAGATTATGTAATCGAAGTGCCGGAAGACATGCGGAATATCCGCATTAAGAATGATGTAGGGAAGATTCGAGTGAACGAATTGAAGGGCGCTTTTGAACTCCATTTGGGAGCCGGGGAAATTCAGCTGGCCAAAACGGAAATCGCGGGCAATTCCAAGATCGTATCCGAGGCGGGCAGCGTGAAGCTGGATCTTGAGCAGATCGATAAGGACAGCACGCTGACGGCCAACACATCGGCAGGCAGCATCACGGCCACGTTTGCGCCGTCCATGAAATACACGCTGGATACCGAAACCGAGCTTGGACAGATTACTGGAGCAAGCCGGGGGCAGAGCGACGTAAACGGCGGGGGAGCGAAAATATCCCTGACGACCTCCGTCGGTTCCATTAAAGTTAATCCATAA
- a CDS encoding NADP-dependent oxidoreductase has protein sequence MKAVAFSTIGPPDVLHVMEFEDPQAGNGQIRVKIKAAGVQPADCGIRGSGWAPPNVTLRMPQILGNEFAGTIDQVGEGVRGFEVGEDVIGWSLLACYAEYVVVSADQVVRKPDSMPWEEAGVLTASGQTAHTALQALGIGEGDTVLIHAAAGGVGSFAVQIARAWGARVIGTASGRNHDYLRSLGAVPVVYGPGLVDRVKAAAPEGVSAALDAAGEDALLASLELVGDRSRIGTIVAFDRVEELGVLAIRSQRSKDRLADLVQLYEQGKLLIHVSRTFSLSEAAEAHRTVESGHVRGKVVLRIDQP, from the coding sequence ATGAAAGCCGTGGCGTTTAGTACGATTGGACCGCCGGATGTCCTGCATGTCATGGAATTTGAAGATCCTCAGGCCGGTAACGGTCAGATCAGAGTTAAAATCAAGGCAGCTGGCGTACAGCCAGCCGACTGCGGGATAAGGGGAAGCGGCTGGGCGCCCCCTAATGTGACATTGCGGATGCCGCAAATCCTGGGCAATGAGTTCGCCGGAACGATAGATCAGGTAGGTGAGGGGGTCAGAGGCTTTGAGGTTGGTGAGGACGTCATTGGCTGGTCTTTACTCGCCTGTTACGCGGAGTATGTCGTGGTTAGCGCCGATCAAGTGGTTCGTAAACCGGATTCGATGCCGTGGGAAGAAGCGGGCGTGCTGACTGCATCCGGGCAAACGGCCCATACGGCTCTTCAGGCGTTAGGAATCGGTGAAGGCGATACCGTTCTGATCCATGCGGCAGCAGGTGGCGTCGGTTCTTTTGCCGTCCAGATCGCTCGTGCCTGGGGAGCCCGGGTCATCGGAACGGCAAGCGGGCGAAATCATGATTATCTTCGTTCACTGGGTGCTGTTCCTGTTGTCTATGGCCCAGGCCTTGTAGACCGGGTCAAGGCCGCCGCCCCAGAGGGCGTCAGTGCCGCGCTGGATGCCGCTGGCGAAGATGCGCTGCTGGCCTCGTTGGAGCTTGTCGGAGACCGGAGCCGCATCGGCACGATTGTAGCCTTCGATCGGGTAGAAGAGCTGGGGGTTCTCGCGATCCGCAGTCAGCGATCCAAGGATCGATTGGCCGACTTGGTTCAGTTATATGAACAAGGCAAACTGCTGATCCATGTGTCCCGGACGTTTTCGCTGAGCGAAGCAGCAGAAGCGCATCGCACTGTGGAGTCCGGCCACGTTCGGGGGAAGGTCGTGCTGCGGATAGACCAGCCATGA
- a CDS encoding LysR family transcriptional regulator, with the protein MEMLQLKYFVTVARLEHMTKAAEELHIAQPALSKTIARLEEDLGAPLFERQGRQIRLNPYGKAFLAKAKAALQLLEEGRREVEDLAGLEHGRIHLALSNMEQLREPLRLFLSKHPKVNFHIIQSSMEDMVQTIEHNEVDFFLTSMPIRHPDIRSFPLLVEEVFLAVPPTHRLAGKNQIHLSEAAGESFVGYKEGHPYQKMNNEFCKQAGFLPKVVCEVEDPGTIADLVRSGFGVALIGECRSGEELKLTKLSIREPQARRIFQIAWLESRYLSKAAISFRDFLVEYYAESR; encoded by the coding sequence ATGGAAATGTTACAGCTGAAGTATTTTGTAACCGTAGCAAGACTTGAACATATGACCAAAGCCGCAGAGGAGCTCCATATTGCTCAGCCGGCGCTCAGCAAGACCATTGCCAGACTTGAGGAGGATCTTGGCGCTCCGTTATTCGAACGCCAAGGCCGCCAGATCCGCCTCAATCCGTATGGCAAAGCATTTTTGGCAAAAGCCAAAGCAGCCCTGCAGCTGCTGGAGGAGGGACGGCGTGAAGTCGAGGATCTGGCGGGGCTGGAGCATGGGCGTATTCATTTGGCCTTATCCAACATGGAGCAGCTCCGCGAGCCCTTAAGATTGTTTCTAAGCAAACATCCGAAGGTCAACTTTCATATCATCCAGTCTTCGATGGAGGATATGGTTCAGACGATTGAACATAACGAGGTTGATTTCTTTCTCACCTCCATGCCCATCCGGCACCCGGATATACGCAGCTTTCCTTTGCTCGTCGAAGAGGTGTTCTTGGCCGTTCCCCCCACCCACCGCTTAGCTGGAAAAAATCAAATTCACTTAAGCGAGGCTGCAGGTGAATCGTTTGTCGGATATAAAGAAGGTCATCCGTATCAGAAGATGAATAATGAGTTTTGCAAACAAGCCGGTTTTCTGCCGAAGGTTGTCTGCGAGGTGGAGGACCCCGGAACCATAGCCGATCTGGTACGTTCCGGATTTGGCGTGGCTTTAATCGGGGAATGCAGAAGCGGCGAGGAATTAAAGCTGACGAAGCTGAGCATTCGCGAGCCTCAGGCCCGCCGCATATTCCAAATAGCATGGCTGGAATCCAGGTACTTGTCCAAGGCCGCGATTTCTTTCCGTGATTTCCTCGTGGAATACTACGCGGAATCACGGTAA
- a CDS encoding glycerate kinase: protein MKVVIAPDSFKESLSALEACHAIEKGMRAVYPEADIVKVPMADGGEGTVQSLVDATGGRLVHTEVTGPLGTPVTAFYGILGDGKTAIIEMAAASGLALVPLEQRNPLATTTRGTGELITSALNEGVSTIILGLGGSATNDGGAGMAQAIGVRLLDADGSEIGHGGGELHRIARIDTGGADPRLKQVAFVAACDVDNPLTGERGASAVFGPQKGADPAMVQQLDGNLAHYAAMIQACLGRDVARIPGAGAAGGLGAGMLAFLAAELKRGVDIVIEATGLASHVKDADLVITGEGRIDGQTIYGKTPMGVAKTAKRYGVPVIGIAGSLADGHEAVLEHGIDMVFTIVPGVCSLDDAISQAAANMERTVRNMAMTLKCGSKLA from the coding sequence ATGAAGGTTGTAATTGCTCCAGACTCATTTAAAGAGAGTTTATCCGCATTAGAGGCATGTCATGCCATAGAGAAGGGAATGCGCGCCGTGTATCCCGAAGCGGATATCGTCAAGGTGCCGATGGCTGACGGCGGGGAGGGCACGGTGCAGTCTTTGGTGGATGCGACAGGTGGACGATTGGTTCACACCGAAGTGACGGGACCGCTTGGCACCCCCGTGACCGCGTTCTACGGCATACTTGGTGACGGGAAGACCGCGATTATTGAAATGGCGGCCGCCTCGGGACTAGCGCTTGTGCCGCTGGAGCAGCGCAATCCGCTCGCGACGACGACGCGCGGGACCGGCGAGCTTATTACGTCGGCGCTGAACGAAGGTGTCAGCACGATTATTCTAGGCTTGGGCGGCAGCGCCACGAACGACGGCGGCGCTGGCATGGCGCAGGCGATCGGGGTGCGGCTGCTTGACGCCGATGGCTCGGAGATTGGCCATGGCGGCGGAGAGTTGCATCGCATTGCCCGCATCGATACGGGGGGAGCCGATCCACGGCTGAAGCAGGTTGCCTTCGTGGCCGCGTGCGATGTGGACAATCCGCTGACCGGAGAGCGCGGCGCCTCGGCCGTATTTGGCCCCCAAAAAGGCGCCGATCCGGCCATGGTACAGCAGCTTGACGGCAATCTCGCCCATTATGCGGCGATGATTCAGGCATGCTTGGGCCGCGACGTGGCCCGGATTCCCGGCGCTGGCGCAGCCGGAGGGCTTGGCGCCGGTATGCTCGCATTTTTGGCCGCTGAGTTGAAGCGGGGCGTGGATATTGTTATCGAAGCGACGGGGCTGGCTTCGCATGTGAAGGATGCGGATCTCGTCATTACGGGAGAAGGCCGCATCGACGGCCAGACGATTTACGGCAAAACGCCGATGGGCGTGGCCAAGACGGCTAAGCGGTACGGAGTGCCGGTCATCGGCATCGCAGGCTCGCTTGCTGATGGGCATGAAGCGGTGCTTGAGCATGGCATCGATATGGTGTTCACGATCGTGCCCGGCGTATGCAGCCTGGACGATGCAATAAGTCAAGCCGCGGCCAATATGGAGCGGACAGTGCGCAATATGGCGATGACGTTAAAATGCGGTAGCAAGTTGGCTTGA
- a CDS encoding GntP family permease gives MDVSVTVLGALTALVVAIVLILRKVPPAYGMMIGALAGGIVGGIGLVDSVNLMMDGAKGMIPAVLRILAAGVLAGVLIESGGAKTIAETLVRKVGETRALFALAFATMVLTAVGVFIDVAVITVAPIAIAIAQRADLSRMAILLAMIGGGKAGNIMSPNPNAISAADAFHVPLTSMMMAGIIPAFFGLFATYLIAKRLSKKGTKITGQESVDDGAEQLPSFLAAMMAPITAIVLLALRPLADIVIDPVIALPVGGLVGALCMGRIKQINQFAVSGLGKMSGVAVMLLGTGTLAGIISNSQLKDVIIDSLASSGLPAYLLAPISGAFMSLATASTTAGTAVASSVFGSTIMGLGVASLGAAAMIHAGATVFDHMPHGSFFHATGGSVNMAMKERLRLIPYETAIGLVLAVVSTLVFGVFGWFL, from the coding sequence ATGGACGTATCTGTAACTGTACTTGGTGCTTTGACGGCATTGGTTGTGGCGATTGTGCTTATATTGCGTAAAGTCCCTCCGGCTTATGGCATGATGATTGGGGCACTTGCCGGGGGAATCGTCGGCGGAATCGGGCTGGTTGATTCGGTGAATTTGATGATGGATGGCGCAAAGGGCATGATTCCGGCCGTGCTGCGCATCCTGGCAGCCGGCGTGCTTGCCGGCGTCCTGATTGAATCGGGCGGCGCGAAGACGATTGCCGAAACGTTGGTCCGCAAGGTCGGCGAGACGCGTGCGTTGTTTGCGCTGGCGTTCGCGACGATGGTACTGACGGCCGTCGGGGTATTTATCGACGTCGCGGTCATTACGGTGGCGCCGATTGCGATCGCGATTGCGCAGCGCGCCGACTTGTCCCGCATGGCGATATTGCTTGCCATGATCGGCGGTGGGAAGGCCGGCAACATTATGTCGCCGAATCCGAACGCCATCTCGGCAGCGGACGCATTCCATGTTCCACTGACATCGATGATGATGGCAGGAATCATACCTGCTTTCTTTGGGCTTTTTGCCACTTATCTGATCGCGAAGCGCCTGTCCAAAAAGGGAACGAAGATCACGGGCCAGGAAAGCGTAGACGACGGCGCTGAGCAGCTTCCGAGCTTCCTGGCGGCGATGATGGCTCCGATCACGGCGATTGTGCTCTTGGCACTGCGCCCGCTGGCCGACATCGTCATCGATCCGGTGATCGCGCTGCCGGTCGGCGGCCTCGTTGGGGCCTTGTGCATGGGCCGCATCAAGCAGATCAATCAATTTGCGGTATCGGGCTTGGGCAAAATGTCGGGCGTGGCTGTCATGCTGCTCGGCACGGGGACGTTGGCCGGCATTATATCGAATTCGCAATTGAAGGATGTCATCATCGACAGTCTGGCCTCCTCCGGCTTGCCGGCTTACTTGCTTGCGCCGATAAGCGGCGCGTTCATGTCCTTGGCCACCGCTTCGACGACAGCAGGTACCGCGGTCGCCAGCTCGGTGTTCGGCTCGACGATTATGGGGCTTGGCGTTGCCTCCCTGGGTGCTGCGGCGATGATTCACGCCGGGGCGACCGTCTTCGACCATATGCCGCACGGCAGCTTCTTCCACGCAACGGGCGGAAGCGTCAATATGGCGATGAAGGAGAGGCTGCGTCTTATTCCGTATGAGACCGCAATCGGTCTCGTCCTGGCCGTCGTATCGACATTGGTGTTCGGCGTGTTCGGCTGGTTCTTGTAA